One genomic region from Vitis riparia cultivar Riparia Gloire de Montpellier isolate 1030 chromosome 17, EGFV_Vit.rip_1.0, whole genome shotgun sequence encodes:
- the LOC117905110 gene encoding uncharacterized protein LOC117905110 produces MGRARTRLPSLCVSRAMARVRVRSWTPWSKPTSNSIRRGGKNEFSGNGMGKSFSSNVEMGWCGGGNRIMVVVDSSIEAKGALEWALSHAVQPQDTLLLFHVTKSTRSGVDSSRDLNQKAYQLLQSMKNMSQMKKPGVQVEIALQQGKEKGPTIVEEAKQQRVSLLILGKRKQSSMVWCGLVKWATDRICRGVVDYCIQNADCMTVAVRRKGKKLGGYLITTKNHKDFWLLA; encoded by the exons ATGGGTCGGGCACGTACCAGACTGCCTAGTCTGTGCGTGAGTCGCGCCATGGCTCGCGTTCGAGTTCGTTCCTGGACTCCATGGTCCAAACCCACTTCCAATTCCATTCGACGTGGTGGGAAAAATGAGTTTTCCGGCAATGGCATGGGGAAGAGCTTTAGCAGTAACGTGGAGATGGGATGGTGTGGAGGTGGGAATAGGATCATGGTGGTGGTTGATTCAAGCATTGAAGCTAAGGGAGCTCTGGAATGGGCACTGTCTCATGCTGTTCAACCCCAGGATACTCTACTTCTTTTTCATGTGACCAAGTCCACCAGATCAG GTGTAGATTCCAGTAGGGACCTTAATCAAAAGGCTTATCAACTTCTCCAATCTATGAAAAACATGTCCCAGATGAAAAAGCCTGGG GTGCAAGTGGAGATAGCACTGCAGCAAGGGAAGGAAAAGGGTCCAACAATAGTGGAAGAAGCAAAGCAACAGAGGGTGTCACTGTTGATcctaggaaaaagaaaacaatcatcAATGGTGTGGTGTGGGTTGGTGAAGTGGGCAACAGACAGGATCTGCAGAGGTGTTGTGGACTACTGCATACAAAATGCTGACTGCATGACAGTTGCAGTGAGGAGGAAGGGCAAGAAACTTGGAGGGTATTTGATTACCACTAAAAATCATAAGGATTTTTGGCTTTTGGCTTAA
- the LOC117905109 gene encoding ADP,ATP carrier protein ER-ANT1 isoform X1, with protein MWGWSEQPKASGGRVQICMYHNLQSKSEHFGEGMGVRRTQQERFSVDFVMGGGAAVIAKSAAAPIERVKLLLQNQGEMLKRGHLKRPYMGVADCFSRVLREEGVLAFWRGNQANVIRYFPTQAFNFAFKGYFKSLFGCSKEKDGYLKWFAGNVASGSAAGATTSLFLYHLDYARTRLATDARDGQRQFKGLLDVYSKTLSTDGIAGLYRGFGISIMGITLYRGMYFGIYDTMKPIVLVGPFEGNFFASFLLGWSITTVSGVCAYPFDTLRRRMMLTSGQPLKYRSTMHAVLEIVRLEGFTALYRGATANMLLGMAGAGVLAGYDQLHRIAYRRGYGFEPLQKV; from the exons ATGTGGGGGTGGAGTGAACAACCCAAAGCCTCTGGAGGAAGAGTACAAATTTGTATGTACCACAATCTTCAATCAAAATCTGAACATTTTGGGGAGGG AATGGGGGTGCGGAGGACGCAGCAAGAGAGATTCTCTGTAGATTTTGTGATGGGAGGAGGGGCAGCGGTGATAGCAAAGAGCGCAGCAGCGCCCATTGAAAGAGTGAAGCTTTTGTTGCAGAACCAGGGGGAGATGTTGAAGAGGGGTCATCTCAAGAGGCCTTATATGGGCGTTGCTGATTGCTTTTCAAGGGTTCTCAGAGAGGAAGGAGTCTTGGCTTTTTGGAGAGGTAACCAGGCCAATGTCATCAGATATTTCCCTACCCAG GCTTTCAACTTTGCATTCAAAGGTTACTTCAAGAGCCTGTTTGGATGTTCAAAAGAGAAAGATGGATACCTAAAGTGGTTTGCTGGAAATGTAGCTTCAGGAAGTGCTGCTGGAGCAACCACTTCATTGTTTCTGTATCACTTGGATTATGCACGTACCCGACTAGCTACAGATGCGAGGGATGGTCAACGCCAGTTCAAAGGCCTATTAGATGTTTACAGTAAAACCCTATCAACAGATGGAATTGCAGGCCTATATCGGGGATTTGGGATTTCAATCATGGGGATTACTCTATATCGAGGCATGTATTTTGGTATCTATGACACCATGAAGCCCATTGTTCTGGTGGGGCCTTTCGAG GGTAATTTCTTTGCTAGTTTCTTGTTGGGTTGGAGCATAACAACAGTTTCCGGGGTCTGTGCCTATCCCTTTGACACTCTACGGAGGAGAATGATGCTGACCTCTGGACAACCCTTGAAGTATCGCAGTACCATGCATGCGGTTCTTGAGATTGTCCGTCTTGAGGGTTTCACTGCACTCTACCGAGGAGCCACTGCAAACATGCTTCTTGGCATGGCAGGGGCTGGAGTACTTGCAGGCTATGATCAGCTCCACCGAATTGCCTATAGACGTGGTTATGGTTTTGAGCCTCTTCAAAAGGTCTAG
- the LOC117905109 gene encoding ADP,ATP carrier protein ER-ANT1 isoform X2: MGVRRTQQERFSVDFVMGGGAAVIAKSAAAPIERVKLLLQNQGEMLKRGHLKRPYMGVADCFSRVLREEGVLAFWRGNQANVIRYFPTQAFNFAFKGYFKSLFGCSKEKDGYLKWFAGNVASGSAAGATTSLFLYHLDYARTRLATDARDGQRQFKGLLDVYSKTLSTDGIAGLYRGFGISIMGITLYRGMYFGIYDTMKPIVLVGPFEGNFFASFLLGWSITTVSGVCAYPFDTLRRRMMLTSGQPLKYRSTMHAVLEIVRLEGFTALYRGATANMLLGMAGAGVLAGYDQLHRIAYRRGYGFEPLQKV, from the exons ATGGGGGTGCGGAGGACGCAGCAAGAGAGATTCTCTGTAGATTTTGTGATGGGAGGAGGGGCAGCGGTGATAGCAAAGAGCGCAGCAGCGCCCATTGAAAGAGTGAAGCTTTTGTTGCAGAACCAGGGGGAGATGTTGAAGAGGGGTCATCTCAAGAGGCCTTATATGGGCGTTGCTGATTGCTTTTCAAGGGTTCTCAGAGAGGAAGGAGTCTTGGCTTTTTGGAGAGGTAACCAGGCCAATGTCATCAGATATTTCCCTACCCAG GCTTTCAACTTTGCATTCAAAGGTTACTTCAAGAGCCTGTTTGGATGTTCAAAAGAGAAAGATGGATACCTAAAGTGGTTTGCTGGAAATGTAGCTTCAGGAAGTGCTGCTGGAGCAACCACTTCATTGTTTCTGTATCACTTGGATTATGCACGTACCCGACTAGCTACAGATGCGAGGGATGGTCAACGCCAGTTCAAAGGCCTATTAGATGTTTACAGTAAAACCCTATCAACAGATGGAATTGCAGGCCTATATCGGGGATTTGGGATTTCAATCATGGGGATTACTCTATATCGAGGCATGTATTTTGGTATCTATGACACCATGAAGCCCATTGTTCTGGTGGGGCCTTTCGAG GGTAATTTCTTTGCTAGTTTCTTGTTGGGTTGGAGCATAACAACAGTTTCCGGGGTCTGTGCCTATCCCTTTGACACTCTACGGAGGAGAATGATGCTGACCTCTGGACAACCCTTGAAGTATCGCAGTACCATGCATGCGGTTCTTGAGATTGTCCGTCTTGAGGGTTTCACTGCACTCTACCGAGGAGCCACTGCAAACATGCTTCTTGGCATGGCAGGGGCTGGAGTACTTGCAGGCTATGATCAGCTCCACCGAATTGCCTATAGACGTGGTTATGGTTTTGAGCCTCTTCAAAAGGTCTAG